ACCAGTTCATATATGTCTGGAGAATTATCCTCACTGTGAACATGGTTGAGATACTGTTCTAGCAGTGGGAATTCGCCTTCGGAATTGTCACACAGCCAACTGAAATCTTCTGCATCTCGTTTCAGGTTGTAATCTTCATTATGTAGTGGCGCAACAAGGGCATTAAATGCAGTTTCTAGTCCTTGATGCTTACTATTAGACTGCTTTGTGATCCAGCCTTGAAGCGATTTAAATGCTTCAAGGAAGGTGTCATATTTACGGCCCGTCAATGCGCTAACAATGCTCATCATATGGCGATTTTCACCTAACTCAGCCAACTGAATGCCAAACATCTCACGGAAAGCGAATGGCAAAGCGCTTATTTGTTGTCCATCTTTAACCGGGAGTAATAAAGAGGTGCTATTTTGTTCAAATAACGCTTTTGGCAGTGGGAAAGAGAATAGCGGCAGGTATTTCACGTAAGATTTGCCCCGCACATTCTCTGTACAGCGTAACAGCGGAAACAGCAGATTGACGGGTTCAATATGGATAATTTCACCCTTTTTACCATATTTGACAAAGCGCTTGCGCCAGTTTTCATACATCTTAGGTGTGATGTGAATGCGTACTCCGTTTTGAGTATCCTCACAGTTTTCTTGACTAAGTACGAGCTGATGATCTTCATGTACCTTATTGGCTGATATTTTACTTTTTTCTGCGCCGCTGCATTTCAGATAATCTTGCCAAGCCGTGAGGATAATTTTCGAAGTGCTTTTCATTATTCTGGATATGCCTTATCAGTCCATGTTCCTTAAAATTGAATTAAAGAGAATAACATAGGTGTGGGAAGTTTGACTGTGCTTCCTGTCAATTCTATCCTTGGAATTTTGCTGGCATCAAAAGTTACTGGCTGAAATAATGGCTATTTTTTTGTATAGGGTTGGCTGGATTAACACAATAAGTGCAATGTGCGCCCCGTATAGGCTTCGATGGGGGTTAATTCATTTAAAACCTTTATTGGTGTCATATTTAATCTTAATTCAGCACAACCATGTTGAAAGGAGCTAGCAGCGCCATCAGACGCATCAATGCCTTTTTTGTCCTTGGACCAAAAATATGGGCGATCACTTTTCGGAATAATTCCCGCCCCCAATTCCTGTCGTTTCTGACGTTCATGGAGTATACGACCAATGTCCCAGTACATCTGAATCAGCTCAGCATTGACGGACTGAGTGACGCTAAACTGACCACAATACACAGCCAGTAAAAAAGGGTTACGATTATTTAAATCATAGCCCTCTTTTCAGTCGTATCGATATAAGTTATCAATTCCTGGCCTTGCTGGTTAAACTCAATGCAAATAACACCGCCGAACAAAGCACAACAGAAGGCCCTGCCGGTGTGTTATAGAATGCCGATAATGTTAATCCTCCCGTCACAGAAAGCATACCGACAATAATGGCAAAAACGGCCATTTGCTCAGGGGTACGGGAGAAACGACGGGACGTCGCGGCAGGGATAATCAGCAGGGAAGTGATAATTAACGCTCCGACGAATTTCATTGCCAGCCCAATCGTTAATGCTGTCACTAGCATCAGCAGAACACGCAGGCGTTGGATTTTTATGCCATCGACGAATGCCAAATCTTGGCTAACTGTCATTGATAACAGCGCGCGCCACTGCCATATCAGTAATCCGGCAACCATCGTGACACCCACCGCAATCAGCCACAAATCTTCATACGTCACAGACAATAAATCGCCAAATAAATAGGCCATCATATCGACCCTGACACTGGTCATAAAACTGACGACGACTAAGCCCAGTGACAGGGCACTGTGAGCCAAAATACCCAATAGGGTATCAACCGCTAATTGTGGCCGCTTTTCCAGCCAAACTAAAATAATGGCCAAAATGAGTGTCACCGCAATCACGGCATAAAATGGATTGACATTCAGTAAAAAACCAAATGCAACACCCAGCAGTGAGGCGTGTGCCAGTGTGTCACCAAAATAGGACATTCTGCGCCAAACGACAAAAGAACCAAGAGGCCCTGCGGCAATAGCCAAAAAAATACCGGCCAGCCAGCCGGGAAGCAATAATTCAATCATCGAGGTGATCCCCCAACATTTTTCAAAATAACTTTTCCTTTAAGATCATGATGATGATTGTGATGATGGCGGTAGACGGCCAGTTGCTCTGCGCCATGCCGCCCAAACATGGCAATAAATTCTGGGTGCATTGATACGACTTCGGGTGTGCCAGAGCAGCAAATGTGCTGATTAAGGCATAAAACTTCGTCTGTTTTTGCCATCACTAAGTGCAGGTCATGGGATACCATAAGTACCGCGCAATGAAGCTCTGTTCTGATTTGGTTGATTAAATCGTAAAGCGCCAATTGACCATTGACATCAACACCTTGTGTGGGTTCATCAAGAACTAAAAGCTGAGGGTGATTAAGTAAGGCTC
This genomic interval from Xenorhabdus doucetiae contains the following:
- a CDS encoding IS1 family transposase; this encodes MNVRNDRNWGRELFRKVIAHIFGPRTKKALMRLMALLAPFNMVVLN
- the znuB gene encoding zinc ABC transporter permease subunit ZnuB; translated protein: MIELLLPGWLAGIFLAIAAGPLGSFVVWRRMSYFGDTLAHASLLGVAFGFLLNVNPFYAVIAVTLILAIILVWLEKRPQLAVDTLLGILAHSALSLGLVVVSFMTSVRVDMMAYLFGDLLSVTYEDLWLIAVGVTMVAGLLIWQWRALLSMTVSQDLAFVDGIKIQRLRVLLMLVTALTIGLAMKFVGALIITSLLIIPAATSRRFSRTPEQMAVFAIIVGMLSVTGGLTLSAFYNTPAGPSVVLCSAVLFALSLTSKARN